One part of the Corynebacterium sp. CNCTC7651 genome encodes these proteins:
- a CDS encoding leucyl aminopeptidase, with the protein MAFDISLPARGTTVSIDFASEAPQDAARLIPVARGEDGLELPVTALAAEGILDALATVGATGKAGETVRVLVDGALYISLGLGDADEIDDEAVRRAFGAGARSLSGVTAAAVSTEFGVGPVVEGLLLGGYAYNGLKSLAEEKSSAREKSTAAEKDEDTQVTVTLVGRPGDGDAEEDVRDEIAFYETIAESVNLARDLVNTPANFLYPESYAAIISEVAQEVGLEVEVFEEDKLRELGFGGILAVGAGSQRAPRLVHLTWNPEGAETKVALVGKGITFDTGGISLKPGAKMEDMISDMGGSAAQFAAIVAAARIGVDLRIDAWLPLAENMPSGSATRPGDVITHYGGKTCEVLNTDAEGRLVLADAIARACEDKPEYLIEAATLTGAQLVALGTRTTAVMGSDEFRDLVAEVGQLVGEPAWPMPLLEEQEEELKSPSADLRNIHNARTGGMCFAGLYLSQFVPEETEWVHMDIAGPAWNGGSAYGYTPKRATGAPVRTIVETLLQIDCGLELADDSEE; encoded by the coding sequence ATGGCGTTTGATATCTCGCTTCCCGCTCGCGGAACCACCGTTTCCATCGATTTCGCGTCCGAGGCCCCGCAGGACGCCGCCCGACTCATCCCGGTTGCACGGGGCGAGGACGGCCTAGAACTTCCGGTCACCGCGCTTGCGGCAGAGGGCATCCTGGATGCGCTGGCAACCGTCGGCGCGACTGGCAAGGCCGGCGAGACTGTGCGCGTGCTTGTCGACGGTGCTTTGTACATCTCCCTGGGACTCGGCGACGCGGATGAGATTGATGATGAAGCTGTGCGCCGCGCGTTCGGTGCAGGCGCCCGCTCCCTGTCCGGTGTCACCGCCGCCGCGGTGTCCACCGAGTTCGGTGTCGGCCCTGTGGTGGAGGGCCTGCTGCTGGGCGGCTACGCCTACAACGGCCTGAAGTCCCTCGCGGAGGAGAAGTCCTCCGCGAGGGAGAAGTCCACCGCGGCGGAGAAGGATGAAGACACCCAGGTGACGGTGACGCTGGTCGGCCGCCCGGGCGACGGCGACGCCGAAGAGGATGTCCGCGACGAGATCGCGTTCTATGAGACCATCGCGGAGTCCGTGAACCTAGCCCGCGACCTGGTGAACACCCCGGCGAACTTCCTGTACCCGGAGTCCTACGCCGCCATCATCTCCGAAGTTGCCCAGGAAGTCGGGCTGGAGGTCGAGGTCTTCGAGGAGGACAAGCTGCGCGAGCTCGGCTTCGGCGGGATCCTCGCCGTTGGTGCCGGCTCCCAGCGCGCGCCGCGCCTGGTGCACCTGACCTGGAACCCGGAGGGCGCAGAGACCAAGGTGGCGCTGGTGGGCAAGGGCATCACCTTCGACACCGGCGGCATCTCCCTGAAGCCGGGCGCGAAGATGGAAGACATGATCTCCGACATGGGTGGCTCCGCTGCACAGTTCGCCGCGATCGTCGCCGCAGCCCGTATTGGCGTGGACCTGCGCATTGACGCGTGGCTGCCGCTGGCGGAGAACATGCCCTCCGGCTCCGCCACCCGCCCAGGCGATGTGATCACCCACTACGGCGGTAAAACCTGCGAGGTGCTGAACACCGACGCGGAGGGGCGCTTGGTGCTGGCGGACGCGATTGCGCGTGCCTGCGAGGACAAGCCGGAGTACCTCATTGAGGCAGCCACCCTGACCGGCGCGCAGCTGGTGGCGCTTGGCACCCGCACGACCGCTGTGATGGGTTCGGACGAGTTCCGCGACCTCGTCGCAGAGGTTGGCCAGCTGGTCGGCGAACCGGCGTGGCCGATGCCGCTTCTGGAAGAGCAGGAGGAGGAACTGAAGTCCCCGTCCGCCGACCTGCGCAACATCCACAACGCCCGCACCGGCGGCATGTGCTTCGCGGGGCTCTACCTCTCCCAGTTCGTGCCGGAGGAGACGGAGTGGGTGCACATGGACATCGCCGGCCCGGCGTGGAACGGCGGCAGCGCCTACGGCTACACGCCGAAGCGGGCGACGGGTGCGCCGGTTCGAACGATCGTCGAAACGCTCCTGCAGATCGATTGCGGGCTCGAGCTTGCCGACGACAGTGAGGAGTAA
- the sucB gene encoding 2-oxoglutarate dehydrogenase, E2 component, dihydrolipoamide succinyltransferase, producing MAHSVEMPELGESVTEGTITTWLKEVGDTVEVDEPLLEVSTDKVDTEIPSPVAGVILEIKAEEDDTVEVGDVIVIIGEEGEEAGSSDDADEAEEADDAVEAEKPEAKVEDADEDTKKDVEKSAKGSSSGSATDVEMPELGESVTEGTITTWLKEVGDTVEVDEPLLEVSTDKVDTEIPSPVAGTLIEILAEEDDTVEVGDVIARIGDADAAASSNDADDSDDSAEEDEENRGEDNVADEDEEVKDSNSAEGEGDNPADAPKKSEDKSSSKNLKGSGNSTKVEMPELGESVTEGTITTWLKSVGDMVEVDEPLLEVSTDKVDTEIPSPVEGTILEILAEEDDTVEVGDVIAIIGDAEAAASDSDDADDSDAADAEAESADDSKELEEDDAKAEERAEAKKAEQAEESKDEKPAKEAKGSAKNERSEEDAKEDKETAEPGSNTSAKLEGRGDKVPYVTPLVRKLAEKHGVDLNSIEGTGVGGRIRKQDVIAAAEGGVKDEAPAEAKGQEQEAAAPKGERANWSTKSVDPAKQELIGTTQKVNRIREITAAKMVESLQTSAQLTHVQEVDVTRVAELRKRVKPAFVEKHGANITYLAFFVKAAAEALVLHPNVNASYNADDKTITYHPDVNIGIAVDTPQGLLVPVIKKAQEKNIAEIAKAIADLADRARNKKLRPDDLSGATFTVTNIGSEGALLDTPVLTPPQAGILGTAAIEKRPVIVTEDGIDSIAIRQMCYLPFTYDHQLVDGADAGRFVSTIKDRIETADFEDDLGL from the coding sequence ATGGCGCACTCAGTAGAGATGCCCGAGCTGGGCGAGTCGGTAACCGAAGGCACGATTACGACGTGGCTGAAGGAAGTCGGCGACACCGTTGAGGTAGACGAGCCGCTGCTCGAGGTCTCTACCGACAAGGTGGACACCGAGATCCCGTCCCCGGTCGCCGGTGTGATCCTTGAGATCAAGGCAGAAGAGGACGACACCGTTGAGGTGGGCGATGTCATCGTGATCATCGGCGAGGAGGGCGAAGAGGCCGGCTCCTCCGACGACGCGGATGAGGCTGAAGAGGCAGACGACGCTGTTGAGGCTGAGAAGCCTGAGGCCAAGGTCGAGGACGCGGACGAGGACACCAAGAAGGACGTAGAGAAGTCCGCCAAGGGCTCCTCTTCCGGTTCCGCGACGGACGTTGAGATGCCGGAGCTGGGCGAGTCCGTGACCGAGGGCACCATCACCACTTGGCTGAAGGAAGTCGGCGACACCGTTGAGGTAGACGAGCCGCTGCTGGAGGTTTCCACCGACAAGGTTGACACCGAGATCCCGTCCCCGGTCGCCGGCACCCTGATCGAGATCCTGGCTGAAGAGGACGACACCGTTGAGGTGGGCGACGTGATCGCCCGCATCGGTGACGCTGACGCAGCTGCTTCCTCCAATGATGCTGATGACTCTGACGACTCCGCAGAGGAGGACGAGGAGAACCGCGGCGAGGACAACGTCGCAGACGAGGACGAAGAGGTCAAGGACTCCAACTCCGCTGAGGGCGAGGGCGACAACCCGGCTGACGCTCCGAAGAAGTCCGAGGACAAGTCCTCCTCCAAGAACCTGAAGGGTTCCGGCAACTCCACCAAGGTTGAGATGCCGGAGCTGGGCGAGTCCGTCACCGAGGGCACCATCACCACCTGGCTCAAGTCCGTGGGCGACATGGTCGAGGTGGATGAGCCGCTGCTGGAGGTCTCCACCGACAAGGTTGACACCGAGATCCCGTCGCCGGTTGAAGGCACCATCCTGGAGATCCTGGCTGAGGAGGACGACACCGTTGAGGTGGGTGACGTAATCGCCATCATCGGTGACGCTGAGGCTGCCGCGTCCGACTCCGACGACGCTGATGACTCCGACGCTGCTGACGCTGAGGCAGAGTCTGCGGACGACTCCAAGGAGCTCGAGGAGGACGACGCAAAGGCTGAGGAGCGCGCAGAGGCCAAGAAGGCTGAGCAGGCTGAAGAGTCCAAGGACGAGAAGCCGGCGAAGGAAGCAAAGGGCTCCGCAAAGAACGAGCGCTCCGAGGAGGATGCCAAGGAGGACAAGGAGACCGCTGAGCCGGGTTCCAACACCTCCGCGAAGCTCGAGGGCCGCGGCGACAAGGTGCCGTACGTGACCCCGCTGGTGCGCAAGCTGGCTGAGAAGCACGGTGTGGACCTCAACTCCATCGAGGGCACCGGCGTTGGCGGCCGCATCCGCAAGCAGGATGTCATCGCCGCTGCCGAGGGCGGCGTAAAGGACGAGGCTCCGGCGGAGGCCAAGGGCCAGGAGCAGGAGGCAGCCGCACCGAAGGGCGAGCGCGCAAACTGGTCCACCAAGTCCGTGGACCCGGCCAAGCAGGAGCTCATTGGCACCACCCAGAAGGTCAACCGCATCCGCGAGATCACCGCTGCCAAGATGGTGGAGTCCCTGCAGACCTCCGCGCAGCTCACCCACGTGCAGGAGGTGGATGTCACCCGCGTTGCGGAGCTGCGCAAGCGTGTGAAGCCGGCCTTCGTGGAGAAGCACGGCGCCAACATCACGTACCTGGCGTTCTTCGTCAAGGCTGCCGCAGAGGCTCTGGTGCTGCACCCGAACGTCAACGCGTCCTACAACGCGGATGACAAGACCATCACCTACCACCCGGACGTGAACATCGGCATCGCCGTGGACACCCCGCAGGGCCTGCTGGTGCCGGTGATCAAGAAGGCGCAGGAGAAGAACATCGCCGAGATTGCCAAGGCGATCGCTGACCTGGCTGACCGCGCACGCAACAAGAAGCTGCGTCCGGACGACCTGTCCGGCGCAACCTTCACGGTGACCAACATCGGCTCCGAGGGCGCGCTGCTGGATACCCCGGTGCTCACCCCGCCGCAGGCCGGCATCCTGGGCACCGCCGCGATTGAGAAGCGCCCGGTGATTGTCACCGAGGACGGCATCGACTCCATCGCCATCCGCCAGATGTGCTACCTGCCGTTCACCTACGACCACCAGCTGGTTGACGGTGCGGACGCTGGCCGCTTCGTGTCCACCATCAAGGACCGCATTGAGACCGCAGACTTCGAGGACGACCTCGGCCTGTAA
- a CDS encoding branched-chain amino acid aminotransferase, with amino-acid sequence MAAIEFTTTKSDHLLSDNERGAILESPAFGQKFTDHMVSIDWTEDEGWHNAQVRAYGPIELDPSTNVLHYGQAIFEGLKAYRHEDGTITTFRPDQNAARFQYSARRLAMPELPEELFIESIKQLVTIDQDWVPAAGGEASLYLRPFMIGTEHTLGVKPSHSYSYYVIASPAGAYFSGGIKPVSVWISEEYVRAAPGGTGDAKFGGNYAGSLLAQAQAQEKGCDQVVWLDAIERKYIEEMGGMNLMFVEGEGKDAKVITPALSGSLLAGITRKSILQVAEDLGYGTEERRITVDEWRDGVASGKITETLACGTAAVITPVGRVLSAHGEFEINNNEAGPITMELREHLRAIQNGTEEDRHGWNYRLV; translated from the coding sequence ATGGCAGCGATCGAATTCACCACAACCAAGAGTGACCACCTTTTGAGCGACAATGAGCGCGGCGCGATTCTGGAAAGCCCCGCGTTTGGCCAGAAGTTCACGGACCACATGGTCTCCATCGACTGGACCGAGGATGAGGGCTGGCACAACGCCCAGGTGCGCGCGTACGGCCCGATTGAGCTCGATCCCTCCACGAACGTGCTGCACTACGGCCAGGCCATCTTCGAGGGCCTGAAGGCCTACCGCCACGAAGACGGCACCATCACCACCTTCCGCCCGGACCAGAACGCCGCGCGCTTCCAGTACTCGGCGCGCCGTCTTGCCATGCCGGAGCTGCCGGAGGAGCTGTTCATCGAGTCCATTAAACAGCTTGTGACCATCGACCAGGACTGGGTTCCGGCCGCGGGCGGCGAGGCCAGCCTGTACCTGCGCCCCTTCATGATCGGCACTGAGCACACCCTGGGCGTGAAGCCCTCCCACAGCTACAGCTACTACGTGATTGCCTCTCCGGCTGGCGCATACTTCTCCGGCGGCATCAAGCCGGTGAGCGTGTGGATCTCCGAGGAGTACGTCCGCGCCGCGCCGGGCGGCACCGGCGACGCAAAGTTCGGCGGCAACTATGCCGGTTCCCTCCTGGCCCAGGCCCAGGCGCAGGAGAAGGGCTGCGACCAGGTGGTTTGGCTGGATGCCATCGAGCGCAAATACATCGAAGAGATGGGCGGCATGAACCTCATGTTCGTCGAGGGCGAGGGCAAGGACGCCAAGGTGATCACCCCTGCGCTGTCCGGCTCTCTGCTCGCCGGCATCACCCGCAAGTCCATCCTGCAGGTGGCGGAGGACTTGGGCTACGGCACCGAGGAGCGCCGCATTACTGTCGACGAATGGAGGGACGGCGTGGCCTCCGGCAAGATCACCGAGACGCTGGCTTGCGGCACGGCTGCGGTGATTACCCCGGTCGGCAGGGTGCTGAGCGCCCACGGTGAGTTTGAGATCAACAACAACGAGGCCGGCCCGATCACCATGGAGCTGCGCGAGCACCTCCGCGCCATCCAGAACGGCACGGAAGAGGACCGCCACGGCTGGAACTACCGCTTGGTCTAG
- a CDS encoding DUF3043 domain-containing protein: protein MKLPWQKSEQTAGGSTKVELPDTGTKAAAATDGAEEAPKLPKGYTPPKGRPTPKRHDQEVKRGVVRDPNAMTPAQQNQRNKELKKSMSKEEWKAYKKEQREQNRAASRDLQAKIDAGDERYLMERDKGEVRRFVRDWVDSRRFFNNYVMPLALVLLFILLIGTWLPRVAAFLSPITLVFMLTIFIEAFFIGVRANNAVKEKFPDTTDTGFGLGMYAFSRASQPRQWRSPKPQVPVGSKI from the coding sequence GTGAAACTCCCTTGGCAGAAATCCGAGCAGACCGCTGGCGGGTCGACGAAGGTCGAGTTGCCTGACACGGGCACCAAAGCCGCAGCTGCAACCGACGGTGCGGAAGAGGCACCCAAGCTTCCGAAGGGCTACACCCCGCCGAAGGGAAGGCCTACGCCGAAGCGCCATGACCAAGAGGTCAAGCGCGGTGTGGTGCGTGACCCGAACGCGATGACGCCGGCACAGCAGAATCAGCGCAACAAAGAGCTGAAGAAGTCCATGTCCAAAGAGGAGTGGAAAGCATACAAGAAGGAGCAGCGCGAGCAGAACCGCGCCGCAAGCCGGGACCTGCAGGCAAAGATCGACGCTGGCGATGAGCGTTACCTGATGGAGCGGGACAAGGGCGAGGTCCGCCGCTTCGTGCGCGACTGGGTGGATTCCCGCCGCTTCTTCAACAACTACGTCATGCCGCTCGCGCTGGTGCTGCTGTTCATCCTGCTCATCGGCACTTGGCTGCCGCGCGTTGCGGCCTTCCTCTCCCCGATCACGCTGGTGTTCATGCTGACGATCTTCATTGAGGCCTTCTTCATCGGCGTCCGCGCCAACAACGCGGTCAAGGAGAAGTTCCCGGATACCACCGATACCGGCTTCGGCCTGGGCATGTACGCGTTCTCCCGCGCATCCCAGCCGCGCCAGTGGCGCTCCCCGAAGCCGCAGGTGCCGGTGGGTTCCAAAATCTAG
- a CDS encoding S41 family peptidase, protein MKTATKIWRALGALALVVLLLAGVGFYLYGPILTAKLTGSARFFGTDTPKRYAETVLQLTDLGVYADSPAHSEARAAALDASASASSREELYPLLDTAVDAAGGKHSILLRPGEDVQEDEGTGSASTVGVELDGGVAVATVPAVSRHDDGQRYADTLGEGLAATRDAGACGAIVDLRGNTGGNMYPMLAGVSPLLPDGPAFYFQFALGDMAVEVDGNTVSPAGMALSQPAGKWDAPVAVLVDDQTGSSGEATMLAFRGLERSRSFGSPTAGYASANSVFDFPDGSVLLITQAWDKARTGEVFGEDPIAPDTDANPGEAMPAAREWLRGEFGCG, encoded by the coding sequence GTGAAAACCGCGACGAAGATCTGGCGGGCGCTGGGCGCGCTGGCGCTTGTCGTGCTTTTGCTCGCCGGAGTGGGGTTCTACCTTTACGGTCCCATTCTGACCGCGAAACTCACTGGCTCGGCACGGTTCTTCGGCACCGATACGCCGAAGCGCTACGCGGAGACTGTTCTCCAGCTCACGGACTTGGGTGTGTACGCGGATTCCCCTGCGCACTCCGAAGCCCGGGCAGCCGCCTTGGACGCGTCCGCGAGTGCGTCCAGCCGCGAAGAGCTGTACCCGCTGCTAGACACCGCAGTCGACGCCGCGGGCGGGAAGCATTCCATACTGCTGCGACCGGGAGAGGACGTGCAGGAGGATGAGGGCACGGGTTCCGCCAGCACCGTGGGTGTGGAGCTGGACGGGGGCGTTGCCGTGGCCACCGTCCCGGCGGTCTCGCGTCACGACGACGGGCAGCGCTACGCCGACACACTCGGCGAAGGCCTAGCTGCTACGAGGGACGCCGGCGCATGCGGCGCGATTGTGGATCTGCGCGGTAACACCGGCGGCAACATGTACCCCATGCTGGCGGGCGTGTCTCCGCTGCTTCCGGACGGCCCCGCGTTTTACTTCCAATTCGCGTTGGGAGACATGGCGGTAGAGGTCGATGGAAACACGGTCTCCCCCGCCGGTATGGCGCTAAGCCAGCCCGCAGGAAAATGGGATGCGCCGGTTGCGGTGTTGGTGGATGACCAGACGGGTTCCTCCGGCGAAGCAACCATGCTGGCGTTCCGCGGATTGGAGCGCTCGCGCAGCTTCGGCTCCCCCACCGCCGGCTACGCGTCCGCTAACTCCGTCTTCGATTTCCCGGACGGCAGCGTGCTTCTGATCACGCAGGCCTGGGACAAGGCTCGGACCGGGGAGGTGTTCGGCGAGGATCCCATTGCGCCGGACACCGATGCCAACCCGGGCGAAGCAATGCCGGCAGCCAGGGAGTGGCTGCGCGGCGAATTCGGGTGCGGCTAG
- a CDS encoding oxidoreductase, which translates to MFNLFGKGKRTSNFAPPRGPGETIREEDAAYLSQWVQGRAFVEGFVEPETLVNEMSVVLVDEAGNYTRRRIGGPKGIDAVAKLLGISLYDVEETGYPDRMRKKMEQERILRKRAEQKERRAKFERGENPYS; encoded by the coding sequence GTGTTCAACCTCTTCGGCAAAGGCAAGCGAACGTCGAATTTCGCCCCGCCCCGCGGCCCCGGCGAGACGATCCGCGAGGAGGACGCGGCCTACCTGAGCCAGTGGGTCCAGGGGCGCGCGTTCGTGGAAGGGTTCGTTGAGCCGGAGACGCTGGTCAACGAAATGTCCGTGGTGCTGGTGGACGAGGCAGGCAACTACACCCGCCGCCGCATCGGCGGGCCGAAAGGCATCGACGCAGTGGCGAAACTGCTGGGCATTTCGCTTTACGACGTCGAGGAGACCGGCTACCCAGACCGCATGCGCAAAAAGATGGAGCAGGAGCGCATCCTGCGCAAACGGGCGGAGCAAAAGGAACGCCGCGCCAAGTTCGAGCGCGGCGAAAACCCGTATTCCTAA
- a CDS encoding nicotinate-nucleotide--dimethylbenzimidazole phosphoribosyltransferase: MAFEFAPVDSPEESRSRAVLAALNSSVAGRSFGRLASIGAWVAAVQGEARPRPFDRARAVIVAGNHGIAQRGVSAWTADAAHKQCEEIAAGGGPVNSAARLAGASVRLIDDYLHTPTGAIDVEPAMSLEACLAALELGKTIADQEIDAGTDLIVPGDVGVGNTTVAAALYGVCTRTEPAQAIGRGSGISDEVWKTKVAAVRDAMFRARGFRDDLERVMAEISGPDFACLVGLIAQSAARRTPVLIDGAYPAVAAYVAERLAPGTKRWLIAGQLSPEPAHLTCVQALGLTPVLALDMVTGQAAGALAALPTMNLAAELVGDLLDGAAPESGS; the protein is encoded by the coding sequence GTGGCATTCGAATTCGCTCCAGTCGATTCCCCCGAAGAATCCCGCTCCCGCGCCGTACTCGCCGCGCTCAACAGCTCTGTGGCTGGGCGCTCGTTTGGCCGCCTCGCCTCCATCGGCGCATGGGTGGCTGCTGTACAGGGCGAAGCCCGCCCGCGCCCGTTCGACCGCGCCCGGGCCGTCATCGTCGCCGGCAATCATGGCATCGCGCAGCGCGGGGTCTCCGCGTGGACCGCGGACGCCGCACACAAGCAGTGCGAGGAGATCGCCGCCGGCGGGGGTCCCGTCAACTCCGCCGCGCGCCTTGCCGGGGCGAGCGTCCGGCTTATCGACGATTATTTGCACACCCCGACGGGAGCCATCGACGTGGAGCCGGCGATGAGCCTGGAGGCATGCCTCGCAGCGCTTGAGCTCGGGAAAACAATCGCAGACCAGGAAATTGACGCGGGCACTGATCTCATCGTCCCAGGTGACGTGGGCGTGGGAAACACCACCGTCGCCGCCGCTCTCTACGGCGTGTGCACCCGCACCGAGCCGGCGCAGGCAATCGGCCGCGGCTCCGGCATTAGCGACGAGGTGTGGAAAACCAAGGTCGCCGCAGTGCGCGACGCAATGTTCCGGGCGCGGGGGTTTAGGGACGATCTCGAACGGGTGATGGCGGAAATATCGGGCCCAGACTTCGCATGCCTGGTGGGCTTGATCGCGCAATCCGCTGCGCGCCGCACGCCGGTGTTGATTGACGGCGCGTATCCCGCCGTCGCCGCCTACGTGGCAGAGCGCCTGGCCCCCGGCACCAAGCGGTGGCTCATCGCAGGTCAGCTCTCGCCCGAGCCGGCGCACCTGACGTGCGTGCAGGCGCTGGGTCTCACACCTGTGCTCGCCCTGGACATGGTGACGGGCCAGGCAGCGGGAGCCCTCGCAGCCCTGCCCACCATGAATCTGGCCGCCGAGCTGGTGGGAGACCTGCTCGACGGCGCCGCACCTGAGTCCGGAAGCTAG
- a CDS encoding iron-sulfur cluster assembly accessory protein, with amino-acid sequence MSAPTSTTGVILTEAAAAKAKALLDQEGRNDLSLRIAVQPGGCAGLRYQLYFDDRDLDGDKADEVGGVRLVVDKMSVPYLTGATIDFADTIEQQGFTIDNPNAGGACACGDSFN; translated from the coding sequence ATGTCTGCACCTACCTCTACCACTGGCGTGATCCTGACCGAGGCCGCTGCGGCCAAGGCGAAGGCCCTGCTGGACCAGGAAGGCCGCAACGACCTTTCCCTGCGCATCGCCGTGCAGCCGGGTGGCTGCGCCGGTCTGCGCTACCAGCTCTACTTTGATGACCGTGACCTGGACGGCGACAAGGCCGATGAGGTTGGCGGCGTGCGCCTGGTTGTGGACAAGATGAGCGTGCCATACCTCACCGGCGCAACCATCGACTTCGCTGACACCATCGAGCAGCAGGGCTTCACCATCGACAACCCGAACGCTGGCGGCGCCTGCGCCTGCGGCGATTCCTTTAACTAA
- a CDS encoding dihydroxyacetone kinase family protein gives MAQDNQQQTFKSFRNDKSDFMAEALGGLVAAHPHAEWHDEGFIALTERESDRVAVISGGGSGHEPMHAGFVGAGMLDAACPGLLFTSPNAVQITAATEWADQGAGVVHVVKNYTGDVMNFTVAANTVEGEVKQVLVADDVATEIEDDDSPGRRGTGATIIVEKIAGAAAARGDALEDVAKVAQRAADQSRSMAVALQPGHLPTNDRETFSLEEQEIEVGVGIHGEPGVERRDQSDEQPSARALVEELLDGILSSLKDADENSVDPDGAEVMLFVNGLGGTSELELDLVFGEALRQLADRGVTVRRGMRGSLVTSLNMAGISLTVTVVDEELLELIDAPTDAPAWPAVVQDPAFAPAKSVDDKEQPSEGEENAWLSAFVDRLSGAFDDLTELDRTAGDGDFGNNMEAAFGDVETPLKGSDAELLEFFAHRMLVRAGGTSGAVLGTFFREMGEVFAEAEVDSRTADASEFAATLSKALSTGVDAVTELGGAKEGDNTVVDALAPAARAAEEVADGSPESVEAVLEQVFDPAVEGAKSTRGMQAKKGRASYIGESASEVPDPGAIAVTWLFGEAGVDEF, from the coding sequence ATGGCACAGGACAACCAGCAGCAGACGTTCAAATCCTTCCGCAACGACAAGTCCGACTTCATGGCAGAAGCCCTCGGTGGGCTGGTAGCAGCGCACCCCCACGCCGAATGGCACGACGAGGGCTTCATCGCGCTCACTGAGCGCGAGAGTGATCGCGTTGCCGTCATCTCCGGCGGCGGCTCCGGTCACGAGCCGATGCACGCCGGGTTTGTCGGCGCGGGCATGCTGGACGCCGCCTGCCCCGGTCTCCTCTTCACCTCCCCCAACGCCGTGCAGATCACTGCGGCGACGGAGTGGGCGGATCAGGGCGCCGGCGTGGTGCACGTGGTGAAGAACTACACCGGCGACGTCATGAACTTCACTGTGGCCGCCAACACTGTTGAAGGTGAGGTGAAGCAGGTCCTGGTGGCGGATGATGTGGCCACCGAGATTGAGGACGACGATTCCCCAGGTCGCCGCGGCACCGGCGCTACGATCATCGTTGAAAAGATCGCGGGCGCGGCAGCTGCTCGGGGTGACGCGTTGGAGGACGTGGCCAAGGTTGCGCAACGGGCCGCCGACCAGTCCCGTTCGATGGCCGTGGCGCTGCAGCCGGGCCATTTGCCGACGAATGATCGTGAGACCTTCAGCTTGGAGGAGCAGGAGATTGAGGTCGGCGTGGGCATCCACGGAGAGCCGGGCGTGGAGCGCCGCGACCAGTCAGATGAGCAGCCCAGCGCGCGGGCATTGGTGGAGGAGCTGCTGGACGGCATCCTCTCCTCCCTGAAGGACGCGGATGAGAACAGCGTGGATCCGGACGGTGCGGAGGTCATGCTCTTTGTCAACGGCCTCGGCGGCACGAGCGAGCTCGAGCTCGACTTGGTTTTCGGCGAGGCGCTGCGCCAGCTCGCGGACCGCGGGGTCACGGTCCGCCGCGGCATGCGGGGCTCCCTGGTCACGTCCCTGAACATGGCGGGCATTTCCCTCACGGTCACGGTGGTGGATGAGGAGCTGCTGGAGCTTATCGACGCTCCGACGGACGCACCCGCCTGGCCCGCCGTGGTGCAGGACCCCGCCTTCGCGCCGGCGAAGAGCGTGGATGACAAGGAGCAGCCGAGCGAGGGCGAGGAGAATGCGTGGCTGAGTGCGTTCGTCGATAGGCTCTCCGGCGCATTCGATGACCTCACTGAGCTGGACCGCACTGCGGGCGACGGGGACTTCGGCAACAACATGGAGGCCGCCTTCGGCGACGTGGAAACGCCGCTGAAGGGCTCCGATGCGGAGCTGTTGGAGTTCTTCGCCCACCGGATGCTGGTGCGGGCCGGCGGCACGTCCGGCGCGGTGCTGGGCACGTTCTTCCGCGAGATGGGCGAGGTGTTCGCTGAGGCAGAGGTGGATTCCCGCACCGCGGACGCAAGTGAGTTCGCCGCAACCCTGTCGAAGGCGCTCAGCACCGGTGTGGACGCGGTGACGGAGCTCGGCGGGGCGAAGGAGGGCGACAACACCGTGGTCGACGCGCTTGCCCCAGCTGCCCGTGCTGCCGAAGAGGTGGCGGACGGCTCGCCCGAATCGGTCGAGGCGGTGCTGGAGCAGGTCTTCGACCCGGCTGTGGAGGGCGCGAAATCCACCCGCGGCATGCAGGCGAAGAAGGGCCGCGCCTCCTACATCGGCGAGTCCGCGTCCGAGGTGCCGGACCCGGGCGCGATTGCAGTGACGTGGCTGTTCGGCGAAGCAGGGGTGGATGAGTTCTAA